The window ACATTATATCGGTAAGCGGACCAGGCGGTAATCAGAGTAATAATGCCGGTAACTCGACCTCATATACCTTTCCCACGCCCTTCATTCCGCCCGGTAATTACACATGGTATGTACAGGCCTACCATGGTGGCACCCTGCTTACTCAAACTGTCTTAAGAAGTTTTCAGATCCAATAATTTCATGGTGGTTAGGCGGTTAACTCTACTAAGTCGTCTTCTATATTTCGATTTGTGCGATGGCGGTTTTTAGCGCCACTGGCTTGTGGGCGCTGGCCACGCTGCCGACTGTGCCGTTTAGGGGGCTGGCCGCTATCAGATTTAACCGGTACCGCAAACAGCATTTTGCCGGCTACGGTTTGGAATACGCGGGTAATCTCTACTAGCAACTCCTGGCCAATCAGCCTATCGCCGCGGTCGATTACAATCATAGTTCCGTCAGACAGATAGCCTACCCCCTGCCCCTTCTCTTTGCCGGCCTGCACTACTTTTACCATCATCTGCTCGCCAGGAAGTACGACTGGACGGATAGCGTTTGAAAGCTCATTAATATTAAGCACCCTGACGCCTTCGATCTGGGCTACCCGATTCAAGTTGTAATCGGTAGTTAATATTTGTGTACCTAGCTTTCTGGCTAGATGCACCAGCTTGGCATCTACCTCTTCTACATCCTCAGGGTCATCTTCTATAATTTCTAAATGCACACCCTCGGCCGTCTTAATGGTATTAAGCATTTCCAGCCCTCTGCGCCCGCGACTGCGGCGCAGGCTATCGCTAGAATCGGCAATATTCTGTAATTCCGCCAGAATAAATCTCGGCACCAGCAGCTTACCGGGCACAAAACCGGCTCGCGCTATATCTGCAATCCGGCCATCTATAATCACCGATGTATCTACTAGAATCTCTGATGCAGCCAATAGATTAGGGTTTACTGCCGCGTTTCTAGCTGCTATTGCCTTAGCTGCAATGGCCGCGCTTAGCATTGCGGCAAAAGCAAGCAGGCCAATTAAAAATAATTCCATATTAATTTCCTATTTAGTTTAATGTAGGGCAGTTTCTACGGCTTGGGCGATATTCGCTACTTGGCCGGTGCGGCCTTTTACCTTAGATAGCGGCATTAGAGCCGACTTAAAGCCCAGTTTCCTAGATTCAGCTATGCGGGATTCCACATTACTGACAGACCGTATCTCTCCGCTTAAACCGACTTCGCCAAATGCTATGAGATTATGGGCAACCGGCTGATTCTTATACGCAGACGCGATTGCTAAAATAATTGCCAGATCGGCGGCCGGTTCGGTGATCTTCAGTCCGCCAACGATGTTAACATAAATGTCCTGATCACTCAAATTCAGCCCAGTACGCTTCTGCAAGACCGCTACCAAGACATTTAGGCGGTTAATATCAAAGCCAGCTGCAGTTCGCTTGGGGTAGCCGAAGGGACTTTTGGATACCAGTGCCTGGACCTCGACCAGTAGGGGGCGGGTTCCTTCCAGCGTGGCCAGCACCACCGAGCCAGGCGCTGTTTGGCGTTCTGCCAGTAACGCTTCCGAAGGGTTTGGTACCGGTACAAGCCCAGAATCACGCATTTCAAAAATGCCAACCTCGCTAACGGCTCCAAAGCGATTCTTTACCCCCCTTAAGGCTTTAAAGGTACCGTAGCGGCTGCCTTCCAGGTAAATAACCACATCTACTAGATGCTCTAGAATC is drawn from Candidatus Dormiibacterota bacterium and contains these coding sequences:
- the radA gene encoding DNA repair protein RadA — protein: MAKTLTQFVCEECGARYSKWSGKCVECGRWNSLLEQVPASSSRFAGATALKPERLASISSAKMPRIDTGIPEVNQVLGGGIVPGSVMLLSGDPGVGKSTLVLQVAARVAAGSTVLYVSGEESASQIKLRSERLKLADINLDLLTETGAEQIVATIAAGQYDLVIIDSIQTLGVESLTGSPGTAGQITASAQILQQVAKRTHTAVLIIGHVTKEGLIAGPKILEHLVDVVIYLEGSRYGTFKALRGVKNRFGAVSEVGIFEMRDSGLVPVPNPSEALLAERQTAPGSVVLATLEGTRPLLVEVQALVSKSPFGYPKRTAAGFDINRLNVLVAVLQKRTGLNLSDQDIYVNIVGGLKITEPAADLAIILAIASAYKNQPVAHNLIAFGEVGLSGEIRSVSNVESRIAESRKLGFKSALMPLSKVKGRTGQVANIAQAVETALH